In Trichoderma breve strain T069 chromosome 4, whole genome shotgun sequence, the following proteins share a genomic window:
- a CDS encoding MT-A70 domain-containing protein has protein sequence MASGTTSEAAALSSSPSPPSSILFQTSNSSNDSPAFVLLDIPRSLEEAQVPSGHRFTARIVSGPPPLEPFATPEPRNGASGVHSPSAGASIAELMAAAAAQSALDELRGRYSGPFFLDRVCHSAEKGEVSVDASADAGSDESAGTSHIRIPIGAQYLHGTIQDLRQAFVDTAPQFNLIVLDPPWPNRSVRRKKTGSYRTAYNLTEIQQLLLSIPVPLHLAPDGLVAIWITNKSSVFDLITSPRGLFASWGLELVTQWTWLKITSSGEPIFDMESTWRKPWETLLIAKRIGAKAPSGLKPQVIVAVPDIHSRKPSLRFLFEDVLGRNYAALEVFGRNLTSGWWSWGDQVLRFQAEEHWIES, from the coding sequence ATGGCCTCTGGCACCACAAGTGAGGCCGCTGCTCTCAGCTCATCAccctcaccaccatcatcaatcCTCTTCCAAAcgagcaacagcagcaatgacTCCCCTGCTTTTGTCCTGCTCGACATTCCCCGCTCCCTagaagaagcccaagttCCCTCCGGCCACCGGTTCACGGCTCGCATCGTCTCCGGGCCTCCCCCGCTCGAACCTTTCGCTACCCCGGAGCCGCGCAATGGGGCATCGGGGGTCCATTCGCCGTCTGCGGGAGCGAGCATTGCTGAATTGAtggctgcggcggctgctcAGAGCGCGTTGGACGAGCTTCGGGGTCGGTACTCGGGGCCGTTTTTCCTGGACCGGGTTTGCCATTCTGCAGAGAAGGGGGAGGTGTCTGTCGATGCCAGTGCTGATGCCGGTTCTGATGAATCGGCTGGGACTTCTCACATCAGGATTCCGATTGGAGCTCAATACCTTCATGGAACGATCCAAGACTTGCGGCAGGCATTCGTCGATACGGCACCGCAGTTCAACCTCATCGTCCTTGATCCTCCGTGGCCCAATCGATCTGTTCGCAGGAAAAAGACTGGTAGCTACCGCACTGCCTACAACCTCACGGAAATCCAGCAACTTCTCCTCAGCATCCCTGTTCCCTTACATCTTGCCCCCGACGGTCTAGTAGCCATCTGGATCACAAACAAGTCGAGTGTTTTCGACCTCATCACCTCTCCCAGAGGGCTCTTTGCATCATGGGGTCTGGAACTGGTAACACAATGGACGTGGCTCAAGATCACTTCCTCTGGTGAGCCCATCTTCGACATGGAATCCACATGGAGGAAGCCGTGGGAGACGCTTCTCATAGCAAAGCGCATTGGCGCAAAAGCTCCGAGCGGGCTTAAGCCTCAGGTCATTGTGGCGGTTCCCGATATACATTCGCGGAAACCGAGCCTTCGGTTCTTATTTGAGGATGTTCTTGGGAGGAATTACGCTGCTTTGGAAGTGTTTGGACGGAATCTTACTTCTGGATGGTGGAGTTGGGGGGACCAGGTGTTACGGTtccaagctgaagagcatTGGATTGAGTCTTGA
- a CDS encoding mitochondrial carrier protein domain-containing protein, with translation MPSAYADAGSMADIARDKARQHGATVVGTAASAPAPRRKEAAISTANDDAAVASRAKTRSWDYIWRSGVAGGIAGCAAKTTVAPLDRVKILFQTSNPQFAKYTGSSFGVASAMKDIYLSEGGRGLFRGHSATLLRIFPYAGIKFLAYEQIRNIIIPDKNHETPFRRLISGSLAGVTSVFFTYPLEVVRVRLAFETRRDGRSSLTSICRQIYNEHPVEKSRTPKLPNTPGIAAAVDSATSAVESVAPRVGLVNFYRGFAPTMLGMLPYAGVSFLTHDTMSDLLRHPSIAEHTTLPKKKNHPEGKAAPLRSWAELTAGGVAGMISQTSSYPLEVVRRRMQVGGAVGDGRRLRVGETAAMILRERGFKGFFVGLTIGYVKVIPLAAVSFYTYERMKLVFGI, from the exons ATGCCGTCCGCCTATGCGGATGCGGGCTCCATGGCCGACATAGCACGCGACAAAGCTCGACAGCATGGCGCGACTGTGGTCGGCACTGCGGCTTCGGCTCCTGCtccgagaagaaaagaagctgccattTCCACTGCAAACGACGACGCCGCTGTGGCCTCGCGCGCAAAGACTCGCTCATGGGACTACATCTGGAGATCCGGTGTCGCCGGGGGTATCGCAGGATGCGCT GCCAAAACGACAGTGGCGCCTCTCGATCGCGTCAAAATCCTCTTCCAGACCAGCAATCCCCAGTTCGCAAAATACACCGGCTCCTCGTTTGGAGTCGCTTCCGCGATGAAAGACATATACCTTTCAGAAGGTGGCAGAGGGCTCTTCAGGGGCCACTCAGCTACACTCCTCAGAATTTTCCCCTATGCCGGCATTAAATTCCTCGCCTATGAGCAGATTCGCAACATAATTATCCCCGACAAGAACCACGAGACGCCATTCCGACGGCTGATCAGTGGCAGTCTTGCTGGCGTGACCTCCGTCTTTTTCACATACCCCCTAGAAGTCGTTCGAGTCCGCCTCGCTTTTGAAACTAGGAGAGATGGCCGGTCATCCTTGACATCAATTTGTCGCCAAATCTATAACGAACACCCCGTTGAAAAGTCCCGAACACCAAAACTGCCAAATACACCTGGAATTGCGGCAGCCGTGGACTCAGCCACTTCCGCCGTCGAATCCGTTGCACCACGAGTGGGCCTTGTGAATTTCTACCGAGGATTTGCTCCCACTATGCTCGGCATGCTACCGTATGCTGGCGTGTCCTTTCTCACTCACGACACCATGTCCGACCTCCTGCGCCATCCTTCCATCGCTGAGCACACGACTCTaccgaaaaagaagaaccatCCAGAAGGCAAGGCGGCACCGCTTCGATCCTGGGCCGAACTTACAGCCGGAGGCGTAGCTGGCATGATTTCCCAGACGAGCTCTTACCCCCTCGAGGTCGTCCGACGACGCATGCAGGTCGGCGGCgctgttggcgatggccGAAGGCTGCGAGTCGGAGAGACGGCGGCTATGATCCTCCGGGAGCGCGGCTTCAAGGGCTTTTTCGTCGGCCTTACGATTGGATATGTCAAGGTAATACCTTTGGCGGCAGTGAGCTTTTATACTTACGAACGCATGAAGCTTGTTTTTGGTATAtaa
- a CDS encoding AAA ATPase domain-containing protein produces the protein MDLDAASAGQKRSFDDHDADTAATPKKRRIEGENTGSTTPGALSTIASAISGVFGYGKKAAETQTPTDAAGNGVSLPKPLLPLSTTSPNRSKPAIKLAALIGTKWDNGDLIKPSAAKRGRGGRRKAAPVPDAISATESAAPSGRGRGRGRGRGSRGGRGSRGGGGRGGSRDTARKEDEAEDSIDIIANEAKPEAMATPHESPSTVRSIRRLDLMPLSNGMLDTTADELSTNEFPTVSPLKSRSLNLNQRLAESTSTTSTPKSILSPTKKEGPRPQKNVSFNKSVDAEVTTEVFFEDLPKGPSAKKKPGRKPKQAQPVAVATDEIVCGVCSRPDSQAPNEIILCDNCDFAVHQMCYGVREIPEGDWLCKSCAQEDVLGLTKKPTEEASEIAANSVTAPAIEVPEIPNLDHHLRTLQRVLLDRCNGRRTIRMFGQQDQYEKAHQLIEQTVVAGEGNSMLLIGPRGCGKTTMINNIVKDMSREHRQDFHIVRLNGFIHTDDKLALKEIWRQLGKEMQVDDDLLTRSNYADTMASLLALLSHPSEILGLDEGVTSQSVIFIIDEFDLFATHPRQTLLYNLFDIAQSRKAPIAVLGCTTRLDVVEMLEKRVKSRFSHRYIYLSLPKNLAAFWQVCRQGLMLGDVEPEEEGLDQSVEGFSEFQAYWDHKIEDLYKQRAFQDLLQYHYYTTKSPSAFFNEWILPLSWLTAGNPNLNIPAVGSELTSLAPPDSRLHLLSTLSELDLGLLIAAARLDIVADTDTVNFAMAYDEYSTLAGRQRVQSATAGMLAQGGNARVWSRGVAAVAWERLVTLGLLVPAGVGAGSRSQGHGGLEAKMWRVDVALEEIPVATKLSTVLAKWCKEI, from the exons ATGGACCTCGATGCAGCTTCTGCGGGCCAAAAGCGAAGTTTTGACGATCACGATGCCGATACAGCTGCAACGCCGAAGAAGCGCAGGATTGAGGGAGAAAACACTGGCTCTACGACGCCAGGCGCCTTGAGCACCATCGCCTCGGCCATCTCGGGCGTTTTTGGATACGGCAAAAAGGCTGCCGAAACGCAGACACCGACCGATGCCGCGGGGAATGGCGTCTCCTTGCCAAAGCCACTGCTGCCGCTATCTACAACATCACCGAATAGGAGTAAGCCAGCCATCAAGCTAGCAGCTCTAATTGGAACGAAATGGGATAATGGAGACTTGATCAAGCCGTCGGCAgcgaaaagggggagaggagggaggcggAAAGCGGCCCCTGTGCCAGATGCAATCTCAGCAACAGAATCGGCAGCGCCTTCAGGTAGAGGCaggggaagggggagggggagaggcAGCAGAGGTGGGAGAGGtagcagaggaggaggaggacgaggcgGATCTAGAGATACGGCCAGGAAAGAGGACGAGGCGGAGGACAGTATCGATATCATTGCAAACGAGGCTAAAccagaagccatggccaCGCCTCACGAATCGCCGTCAACGGTGCGCTCTATCAGGCGTCTCGACTTGATGCCGCTTTCCAATGGCATGCTTGATACTACAGCGGACGAGCTTTCGACAAACGAGTTCCCTACCGTCAGTCCTTTGAAGAGCAGAAGTCTCAATTTGAACCAGAGACTAGCTGAGTCAACGAGTACAACGTCGACGCCAAAGAGCATCCTATCACCGACCAAGAAAGAGGGGCCTCGGCCGCAAAAGAATGTTTCTTTTAACAAGAGCGTCGATGCCGAGGTCACCACTGAAGTCTTCTTTGAGGATTTGCCCAAAGGCCCCAGTGCCAAAAAGAAGCCTGGTCGAAAGCCCAAGCAGGCCCagcctgttgctgttgccaCAGATGAGATTGTGTGCGGTGTGTGCTCTAGACCAGACTCGCAAGCACCCAACGAGATTATTCTATGCGACAACTGCGACTTTGCTGTCCATCAAATGtgctacggagtacgagaGATTCCAGAGGGCGATTGGCTATGCAAGTCGTGCGCGCAGGAAGACGTTTTGGGACTGACCAAGAAACCGACTGAGGAGGCTTCTGAAATAGCTGCCAACTCAGTGACTGCTCCGGCTATCGAGGTGCCGGAGATTCCCAACTTGGATCATCACTTGCGCACCCTGCAGAGAGTTCTCCTGGATCGGTGCAACGGCCGGAGGACGATTCGCATGTTTGGGCAACAGGATCAGTACGAGAAGGCGCATCAGCTCATTGAGCAGACTGTCGTGGCGGGCGAAGGAAACTCTATGCTCCTCATTGGTCCAAGAGGGTGTGGTAAAACAAcg ATGATCAACAACATTGTTAAGGACATGTCACGAGAACATCGACAGGATTTCCATATTGTTAGGCTCAACGGATTCATTCATACAGATGACAAGCTGGCGCTGAAGGAGATTTGGAGGCAGCTTGGAAAAGAGATGCAGGTTGACGACGACTTGCTGACCCGG TCCAACTATGCTGACACCATGGCGTCCCTGCTGGCCCTGTTATCCCACCCTTCGGAAATCCTGGGGCTGGATGAGGGAGTCACGTCGCAATCCGTGATattcatcattgacgagtTCGATCTGTTTGCGACTCATCCCAGGCAGACGCTTTTGTACAACTTGTTCGACATTGCACAGTCTCGAAAGGCGCCCATTGCCGTCTTGGGCTGCACAACGCGCCTTGACGTGGTGGAgatgttggagaagagagtcaAAAGCCGGTTCAGCCACCGGTATATCTATTTGTCTTTACCCAAGAATCTAGCGGCTTTCTGGCAAGTGTGCCGACAGGGGCTCATGCTCGGGGATGTCGAaccagaggaagaaggacTAGACCAGAGCGTTGAAGGATTCAGCGAATTCCAGGCGTATTGGGATCACAAGATTGAG GATCTCTACAAGCAGCGAGCATTTCAAGACTTACTACAGTACCACTACTACACAACCAAGTCGCCGTCGGCATTCTTCAATGAATGGATCTTGCCGCTGTCATGGCTGACGGCGGGCAATCCCAACCTCAACATTCCTGCCGTCGGCTCAGAGTTGACGTCGCTGGCGCCGCCAGATTCGCGGCTGCACCTGCTATCGACACTGTCAGAGCTGGATCTCGGGCTATTGATTGCCGCCGCTCGGCTCGACATTGTGGCCGACACGGACACGGTCAACTTTGCCATGGCATATGATGAGTACAGCACGCTGGCAGGGCGGCAGCGCGTACAGTCGGCTACGGCAGGCATGCTCGCGCAGGGCGGCAACGCGAGGGTCTGGAGCAGGGGCGTGGCGGCCGTGGCATGGGAGCGACTCGTGACGCTGGGATTGCTGGTGCCAGCGGGCGTGGGAGCAGGCAGCCGAAGTCAGGGACATGGTGGCCTGGAAGCAAAGATGTGGAGAGTGGACGtggcgctggaggagatTCCGGTAGCTACGAAGCTGAGCACTGTTTTGGCCAAGTGGTGCAAGGAGATATGA
- a CDS encoding regulator of G protein signaling domain-containing protein: protein MAAFLSQPLNTIVEPLPPSSRQQPDRTQSLTSASRSPAPAPAPAPAERRFEATKSPPPVSQSRRHASSVSIGSSSLPRHQRTSSSILSRAAAALDRTQSAIASISEPVIRNRQSNSTLARLSLTAPSHQLRDEPASPDRPTAFNYPSSQSLLSNPGDGKQSSFSSAQHSPTLPSTGLSSESSSPNKMHQTSSRLLRMTDDDRPFTRDFKDLFSTLIVSLLPLGSHRVRLTKVDYTFLSEDAINNLGSLKFSQSNRMPDPKDPSRIVTTTTTTTFSMAKDMARSICQRFVEARFIESADGKMQPVYNMKGSVWQLTAKGVAILDRFCSRNGIQQKQVAELVSLHCCSLVILEREQHSDKILSDRGTVEVIFRRFVGAETRNVKPNVAAADSDSLHDYEDGLTGVKMANERRVNGKVHKDTFTGKATSDWLVDCCTIVDKREAIEIASLFVEFELIDTVVQDRSFMLQNPGCHLFQPTKYAVYQISQRGKDVINGTSSRGRPSESEAGTGSQRNGVVRDSNTQRLEKILNDPALRLLFRENLRETHCEENLSFYKDVNDFVQNCKTAIRQAEANPSNNSMDIIKEIMAQAYGIYNAFLAPGSPCELNIDHQLRNNLATRMTKAVGQENGMIETLQEVTSLFENAQNAVFKLMASDSVPKFLRNAKYEQQLQNFNLDGSSRGVERSLSRSNRK, encoded by the exons ATGGCCGCCTTTTTGTCGCAACCTCTAAACACAATCGTCGAGCCTCTGCCTCCTTCATCGAGACAGCAACCCGACCGAACCCAGTCTCTCACGAGCGCCTCACGATCCCCAGCACCTGCACCAGCTCCCGCACCAGCAGAGCGTCGCTTCGAGGCCACCAAATCTCCACCACCAGTCTCACAGTCACGCCGCCACGCCAGCTCAGTCTCGATAggctcatcatcactgccacGCCACCAGCGGACCTCGAGCAGCATCCTCTCACGTGCGGCTGCCGCCTTGGATAGAACGCAGAGCGCCATTGCCAGCATCTCAGAGCCCGTCATCCGGAACCGCCAGTCCAACTCGACGCTTGCTCGCCTCTCGCTCACTGCGCCCTCGCATCAATTGAGGGACGAGCCCGCAAGCCCTGACCGGCCAACCGCCTTCAACTACCCGTCGAGCCAGTCTTTGCTGTCCAACCCGGGAGACGGCAAGCAGTCGTCCTTTTCATCCGCCCAGCACTCTCCCACCCTGCCTTCGACTGGCCTGTCTTCTGaatcctcatcaccaaacaAAATGCATCAGACATCCTCGCGCTTGTTGCGCATGACCGACGATGACCGGCCTTTCACAAGA GATTTCAAGGATCTCTTCTCCACACTGATTGTCAgccttttgcctcttggTTCCCACAGAGTGCGATTGACCAAGGTGGACTACACTTTCTTGTCCGAGGATGCTATTAACAACCTGGGATCCCTCAAGTTCTCTCAGTCCAACCGCATGCCCGACCCCAAGGATCCCTCAAGAATCGTCACCACCACAACCACGACCACCTTCTCCATGGCCAAGGACATGGCTCGCTCAATCTGCCAAAGATTTGTCGAGGCCCGCTTCATTGAGTCTGCTGACGGAAAGATGCAGCCAGTCTACAACATGAAGGGCTCAGTATGGCAGCTAACGGCCAAGGGCGTTGCAATTCTGGATCGATTTTGCTCTAGGAACGGCATTCAGCAGAAGCAAGTCGCCGAGCTCGTCAGCCTCCACTGCTGCTCTCTCGTCATTCTGGAGAGGGAGCAGCACAGCGACAAGATCCTCAGCGACCGAGGCACTGTCGAAGTAATCTTTCGCCGATTTGTCGGTGCCGAGACCCGCAATGTCAAGCCCAACGTGGCTGCAGCCGACTCGGACTCGCTGCACGATTATGAGGATGGCCTCACCGGTGTCAAGATGGCCAATGAGCGTCGGGTAAACGGAAAGGTGCACAAGGATACCTTTACCGGCAAGGCCACCTCGGATTGGCTGGTGGACTGCTGCACTATTGTGGACAAGCgcgaggccattgagatTGCGTCCCTCTTCGTCGAGTTTGAGTTGATAGATACTGTGGTCCAGGACAGATCATTCATGCTGCAGAACCCCGGCTGTCATCTGTTCCAACCGACCAAGTATGCTGTCTACCAAATTTCGCAACGAGGAAAGGACGTGATCAATGGCACCAGCTCGCGTGGCCGTCCATCCGAGAGCGAGGCCGGCACTGGCTCACAGCGCAACGGCGTCGTTCGCGACTCCAACACGCAGCGTCTCGAGAAGATCCTCAACGACCCCGCCCTCCGCCTCCTGTTCCGCGAGAACCTGAGGGAAACGCACTGCGAGGAGAACCTTTCCTTCTACAAGGACGTCAACGACTTTGTCCAGAACTGTAAGACTGCTATCCGACAAGCCGAGGCCAACCCCTCCAACAACTCCATGgacatcatcaaggagattatGGCTCAAGCCTACGGCATCTACAACGCCTTCTTGGCTCCGGGCTCGCCTTGCGAACTCAACATTGACCACCAGCTGCGAAACAACTTGGCAACGAGAATGACCAAGGCCGTTGGCCAGGAGAATGGCATGATTGAGACGCTGCAAGAAGTCACTTCGCTATTTGAAAACGCGCAAAACGCCGTCTTCAAGTTGATGGCTAGT GACTCCGTACCCAAGTTTTTGCGCAACGCCAAGTatgagcagcagctgcaaaacTTCAACCTTGACGGCTCTTCACGAGGTGTCGAGCGGAGCCTGAGTCGCTCCAACCGAAAGTAA